A single Micromonospora sp. CCTCC AA 2012012 DNA region contains:
- the fxsT gene encoding FxSxx-COOH system tetratricopeptide repeat protein, whose translation MDAEAAVGVVGACLTTVGVVVAYLQLRRTPRASALTQQPSRSGPGAQLVIGDIPREPLAHIRREGLLASLERTAASGKLCSLVGGRGVGKTHLAATYARDRLAQNYACLVWIVADDAAAVVTALAEVAKQAGVTDDVVDTEPAAKAALRWLEQLRAPALIVLDNAVAPDVVTPWLPQRGNVEVVITTTMHEFAVLGAELRVDVFTPEQAAAFLCARAGRDDLTGAALVASKLGQLPLALAQAGAVIRGRRLSFAEYLDGFPFMPLGSSLPRVPGEGYPFSLEQTTLRSIAEAENGGSGSLVAQIIDLMAVLSEVGVSRTLLHQLPAERADVDAALGALANASLVGFDVNGAVVAMHRLTRQVAVQRLHREGRLQPVASQAVAILNAVTNSEPAPGIDVIDHITELWAQARVVAGSVDELLRDLLSLRRWSVQRLSDMGEFAKAVATGLAVLADHQAELPADHASTVEARSCLIGAYLEAEREAEAVPFAERALADCVRRVGPDHPSTVRARNRLGYCCECAGHLDRALEIHQFNLEESLRVCGPDAPVTMGARINLASTYRSVGRLATAVPLFEENLQENTRAFGLDHPSTINARGELARIYVRTGRAEEAIELHEMNATLLQDKPEDTGFAWWPQYRAVAYSAAGRHREAIVMLRSVLRRSKRVMPRDNPRTIRLRLFLARALLAAGHRREALRLFEQVVADRERVLGTDHPASLNARRNLALALAVCGRRRRARRLIIAVLADYRRVLGTEHPYTRTAQANLVELSSAREFPL comes from the coding sequence ATGGATGCGGAGGCGGCGGTCGGAGTGGTTGGCGCATGTCTGACCACGGTCGGTGTCGTGGTCGCATACCTGCAACTGCGGCGGACGCCGCGGGCGTCGGCCCTCACCCAGCAGCCAAGCCGGTCGGGCCCCGGCGCGCAACTCGTTATCGGTGACATCCCGCGTGAGCCGCTGGCGCACATTCGCCGCGAGGGGTTGTTGGCCAGCCTCGAACGGACCGCTGCGTCGGGCAAGCTGTGCTCGCTGGTGGGCGGACGTGGGGTCGGCAAGACGCACCTCGCGGCTACGTATGCGCGCGATCGGCTGGCGCAGAATTATGCCTGCCTGGTGTGGATCGTTGCCGATGATGCCGCTGCGGTAGTCACCGCGCTGGCGGAGGTGGCCAAGCAGGCCGGGGTGACTGACGATGTTGTGGACACGGAGCCGGCGGCGAAGGCCGCCCTGCGCTGGCTTGAGCAGTTGCGCGCGCCGGCGCTGATCGTGCTGGACAACGCCGTCGCCCCGGATGTCGTCACGCCGTGGCTGCCCCAGAGAGGCAACGTCGAGGTTGTCATCACGACGACGATGCACGAATTCGCCGTGCTCGGTGCTGAGCTTCGGGTTGACGTGTTCACGCCGGAGCAAGCAGCGGCCTTCCTCTGCGCCCGCGCAGGGCGCGACGATCTTACTGGCGCCGCGCTCGTCGCCAGTAAGTTGGGACAGCTGCCGCTCGCGCTCGCCCAAGCGGGCGCGGTGATCCGCGGGCGCCGGCTGTCATTCGCGGAGTACCTGGACGGCTTCCCCTTCATGCCGTTGGGGTCTTCGCTTCCACGGGTTCCAGGAGAGGGATATCCATTCAGTCTCGAGCAGACGACGCTGCGGTCGATCGCGGAAGCTGAGAACGGCGGCTCCGGGAGCCTGGTGGCCCAGATTATTGATCTTATGGCCGTGCTGTCAGAAGTTGGCGTGTCCCGCACCCTGCTGCACCAACTGCCGGCAGAGCGAGCGGATGTGGACGCCGCCCTAGGCGCGTTGGCTAACGCTTCCCTGGTGGGGTTTGACGTTAATGGTGCGGTGGTGGCAATGCACCGGCTCACCCGCCAGGTGGCCGTCCAGCGGTTACACCGCGAGGGCCGGCTCCAACCCGTGGCCTCGCAGGCCGTGGCGATTCTCAACGCTGTCACAAATTCTGAACCGGCACCTGGTATCGACGTCATCGACCACATCACTGAGCTGTGGGCCCAGGCTCGCGTGGTCGCCGGGTCAGTAGACGAGCTTCTGCGTGACCTGCTCAGCCTGCGGCGGTGGAGCGTGCAGCGGCTATCCGATATGGGTGAGTTCGCCAAGGCGGTCGCGACCGGCCTAGCTGTGCTCGCGGACCACCAGGCCGAGCTACCGGCTGACCATGCATCGACCGTCGAGGCGCGCAGTTGTCTCATCGGTGCGTATCTCGAAGCGGAGCGGGAAGCCGAGGCGGTCCCGTTCGCCGAGCGGGCTCTCGCTGATTGCGTCCGCCGGGTCGGTCCGGACCATCCCAGCACGGTCCGGGCCCGCAACCGCCTGGGCTACTGCTGTGAGTGCGCTGGACACCTTGACCGTGCCCTGGAGATCCACCAGTTCAACTTGGAGGAGAGCCTGCGAGTATGCGGTCCTGACGCGCCGGTCACGATGGGTGCGAGGATCAACCTTGCCAGCACGTACCGGTCGGTCGGCCGGCTGGCCACCGCGGTCCCTCTGTTCGAGGAGAATCTGCAGGAGAACACCCGGGCGTTCGGGCTCGATCATCCGTCAACGATCAACGCTCGCGGTGAGCTAGCCCGCATCTACGTTCGGACGGGGCGGGCTGAGGAAGCCATAGAGCTGCACGAGATGAATGCCACATTGCTACAGGACAAGCCCGAGGACACCGGGTTTGCCTGGTGGCCGCAGTACCGGGCAGTGGCCTACTCAGCTGCGGGCCGCCACAGGGAAGCAATAGTGATGCTTCGGTCTGTCCTTCGGCGGTCAAAGCGGGTGATGCCTCGCGACAACCCACGGACCATACGCCTCCGACTATTCCTCGCTCGAGCGCTGCTGGCAGCGGGGCATCGGAGGGAGGCCCTGAGGCTGTTCGAACAAGTCGTGGCAGACCGGGAACGGGTGTTGGGTACTGACCACCCGGCGTCGTTGAACGCGCGACGCAATCTTGCGCTGGCGCTCGCTGTCTGCGGGCGCCGACGCCGAGCGCGTAGGCTCATCATCGCCGTGTTGGCCGACTACCGCCGCGTGCTCGGCACCGAACATCCTTACACCCGCACCGCGCAAGCGAACCTCGTCGAGTTGTCTTCAGCGCGAGAGTTTCCGCTCTGA